The stretch of DNA GGACGAGAAAGCTCGTCGGGGCTTCGACGTTCCAGAAGCTCCGCGCGCTCGTCGTCGTCCACTGATGCCGCGGAGCGGCTGGGTCGCGGCCGGTGCGGTCGCCACCGCGCTCGGACTCATCGCGGCCGGCTCCGCCGGGATCGCCTCTGCGACCGGGGCATGGTGCATCGGCGCTGTCACGCTCGGCGTGCTCCTCGGTTCCGGGGTCTTCCACGCCGCCGGCAGGCGGTGGCTCGCCCCGCGCACGATCGCGATCGTCGTCGGGGTCGCGCTCGTCTCGATCCGCGTCTCGGTCGCCGGCGGGTTCGATCCCCCGCCGGCTGAGCTCGCCGCGTCGGCCACCGGCAGCGGGGAGTGGCAGGCTCGGGTGGTCGCCGTCGGGACGCCACGTGACGGACAGCAGGTCGCGACGATCGAGCTGGCGCGAGCTGGCGCGCCGCCACCGCCGCGCCCGCCGCTCCGCGTCGCCGCGACGCTGCCCCGCTATCCGCAAATCCGGCCGGGTCTGCGGATCGATGTCCACGGCCGCCTCGACCGCCGGCCGGACGACGAGTACGGCCGGTACCTCGAACGGACCGGGGTGGACGCCACCCTCCGCGCCGACCGCCTGTCCGTCACCGGCGACGAGGGCGATCTGAGCGCGGCGATCGAGGGTCTTCGCCGGACCGGCGACGCGGCGCTCGCCGCGTCGCTCCCGGAGCCCGAGGCCGGCCTCGCGGCGGGAATCCTCATCGGCCTCCGCGATCGGGTCGATCGCGAGCTCGCGGCGGCCTTCGTCGGGGCCGGGGTCAGCCACGTCGTCGCGATCTCCGGCTGGAACATCGCGATCGTCGCCGCGTCGGTCGGCGCTCTCCTCCGCCGCTGGCCGCGACGGCGCCGGGCGACGGCGATCCTCCTCACGATCGCCGTGTACACCGTCCTCACTGGAGCGTCGGCATCCGTCCTCCGGGCAGCGGTCATGGCGGCTGTCGTCCTCGGAGCACGCGAATCGAACCGCCCGGGGCGGGCTGCGGTGGCACTCGGCTGGGCGGTGACCGGACTCGTCGTCGCCGGGCCAGGTCTCGTGACCGATGCGGGATTCGCCCTGTCGGCGGCCGCGACGGGCGGGCTCATGGCCTGGGCCACGCCGCTCACCGAGCGTCTCCGCAGCTGGCGCGACGGACGCCTGCCGGACTGGTTCTGCGGATCGGTCGGCGTCTCGTTGGCGGCCGAGTTCGCGACGCTGCCGATCGCGCTCCTCTGGTTCGGCCGCATCGGGATCGTCGCGCCGCTCGTCAACCTCGCTGTCGTCCCGCTCGTCGCGCCCGCGATGGCAACCGGGGCGATCGCCCTGCTCGGCGGTGGCCTCGCGGTCGCCGGTGCGCCCGGCTTCCTCGCGACTCTCATCGGGCTCCCGGCGTGGGTCGCCCTCGGCCTCATCGTGGCGATCGTGCGGGCCGCCGCGGTCTTGCCCTTCGCGAGCGTCACACTGGAGCCGCCGTCGAGCACCGCGCTGGCGGGCGTGACCGCGGTCGCGATCCTCGCGGTCGCCGGCGGATGGCCACGGCGGGTGGCCACGCGATTCCATCGGACGGCGGCGAGCCCGGCGGTCGAACGCGCGCGGTCGGGCCGACTCTCGCTCGTCGGCCAGCGGTCGGGGCGCCAGCCGTCCGGCCGCAAGCCGAGCCCCCGCGTTGCACGCGTCGCGATCGCGATCCTCGTGGCCGCCGTCGCGGGAGTCGGGTCGCTGGCGGTCACCCGACCGGACGGCCGGGTCCGCATCACCGTCCTCGACGTCGGCCAGGGCGACGCGATCCTCGTCGACGGCGATCGTGGCTCTCGGCTCCTCGTCGACGGCGGTCCGGACCCGGACCGGCTCCTCGTCGCACTCGACGCGAACCTGCCGCCGTGGGATCGGCGCATCGACGTCATCATCCTCAGCCATCCTCACGAGGACCACGTGGCGGGGCTCGCGACGCTCCTCGCCCGATATCGGATCGGCCGGGTGATAGAGCCGGGGATGCGCGGCCCGGGGCCCGGCTACCGTGCCTGGGCCGAGGAGCTCGCGGCACAGGGACGGGTCGCGGGTCGCCTCGCAACGGGTGATCGGTTCACCCTCGACGACGTCGGGTTCCGCGTCCTCTGGCCGGATGCGGGCGCCGTGCCGCGCGAGCCGGCCGACACGGGCACGGGCATCAACAACGTGTCGATCGTCCTGCTCGGGACATTCGGGACGGAGCGGTTCCTGCTGGCGGGCGACATCGAGGAGGGGATCGATCCGATCCTCCTCGCCCGCGGCGTGCCGCGCGTGGAAGTCCTCAAGATCGCCCATCACGGCAGCCGGACCTCGTCGACGCCCGCGTTCCTCGACGCCACCCGACCACGGCTCGCGGTCGTCTCGGTCGGAGCGAAGAACCCGTACGGTCATCCGGCACCGGCCACCCTGGCCCGGATCCGGGACCGGAAGGCGACGCTCTACCGCACGGATCAGGACGGCTCCGTGACGATCTCCCTCGATGGCACGCAGGCGGTCGCCTCCGCGGCGCGTCCAACGCCGGTCGCGAACGTCGCAGCGGGAGGTCCTGGCGGGGCCGATCGTGAGGCGGCGATCGCCGACGATCCGGCTGCCGGCCGGCCCCTCGCGACGCCGATCCTGCGCTTCGCCTGCGGCATCGTCCGCCCGACTGTCCCCGAGCGGACGGCCGTCCGGACCCCCACCGCCGTGCCGCCGACGACCGCCCTCGTGCGCGGGCCGACCACGGTGGTGCGCAGCCCGACGGCCGTCGCATCGGCGCCCGCTCTGCCAGCGATCCTCGCCCTGTACCATCGGGCCGATGACGGGTCCCGGGTCGATCGCCGCCGCGCCGATCGCCTACTTCTACGGCGACGATGCGTACTCGCTCGACGTCGCCGCTGGGACGCTCGCCGACCGCCAGCGATCGAGCGGCGGTCCGCCGCTCGATCGCTGGCGCGTCGCCGGCGTGACGGCGACCGCGGCGAGGATCGCTGAGCGGGTCGCGACGGCGACCCTCTTCGGCGGCGGCACGCTCGTCATCGTCGACGAGCCGGGGCCGCTCATCCGGTCGCGCGACGCCCGAACGGCGCTCGAGCGGGCGCTCGGGACCGTCGCACCGGGGAACGTCCTCGTCTTCCTCGACCTCCTCGAGCGACTGCCGACGGAACGCCGGCCGCTCACGGCGGACCGCCTGGCGCTCGCGGCGGCCGTCCGGGCCGCCGGCGGAGAGTCGCGTCAACTCCAGGGTCCGGGCACGCGGATGCCCGCGTGGATCGAGGAGCGAGCGCGGGAGCGAGGGATCCGGCTCGGCCGGGGCGCGGCTGCGGAGCTCGCCCGACGCATCGGGGGGCTCGTCCGCCAGCCGGATGTCGATCGGCGGTACGCCGGCCGCTTCGCGGTCGGCGAGCTCGAGAAGCTCGCCCTCCTCCACCCCGACGGGAACGAGATCACCGTCGCGGATGTCGAGGCCCTCGTCGCCGAGGCGATCCCGACGTCGTCGTGGGCATTCCTCGATGCGCTCGGCGAGCGGCGGGTCAGCCAGGCCGCAGACATGCTCGACCGGCTCCTCGCGACGACCCCGGAGCCGGTGCTCCTCGCCCTGCTCCACGCCCGGATCCGGGACCTCATCCTCGTCGCCGACGGGCTCGCCGCGGGCGCCTCACCGGCGGAGCTCGCTCGGGCGACGAAGCTCAGCGGCTACCGGCTCGAGCGCTCGGTCGAGATGGCCCACCACTGGACAGTGGAAGAGCTCAGCTGGGCGCTCGATGGACTCCTCGAGCTCGACATCCGGGTCAAGGGCGCGGACGGGACGATGTCGACCGAGGAGCAGCGCCGCTTCGCGTTCGTCTCGTGGGTCGCCGACCACGCGGGCCGGCTCGCCGGCTGACGATCAGTCGGCGCTCGACCAGGCCTGTTCCTGGACGACGAGGTCGCTCTCGATCGCGAAGACGCAGCGGCCGTCGCCGAGCTCGAGGGTGTCGATGAGCTCCGGGTCGATGTACAGCTGGTGGCAGTCCTCGCACAGTCCGCCCGGGATCCCGAAACACAGCCGCTCGGACCGATCCGCCATCCGGAAGGTCGTGTCGAAGCGGGTGACGATGAGCTTGCGGGTGCAGCGTGGACACCGTTCGCGAAGGCGGGACATCGGATGCGCGACCTCGAGCGGGTCGGTCTTCTCACCGACCGCTGAGCGCATCCTATGGACGCCCCTCCGACGTTGGCATGACCCGCTCGTACCGGCCCGCCCCGTACCTGTCCCTACTTCGCGGTCACTGGACGCGAAGGATCGTCTTCGCCTCGGACCAGTGCTTCTCGAGCTCGTAGTAGTCGCGCTCCGGCGGAGTGAAGACGTGGACGATCACCGACCCGAAGTCCACGAGGACCCAGTGCGAGGCGGCCACGCCCTCCCGGCCGATCGGGCGGATACCGTCGGCGCGGAGGGCCTCGACGATCCCGTCCGCGATCGCCTCGAGCTGTCGCTCGGACCCGCCCGAGCAGATGACGAAATGATCGGCCAGCGTGGTCAGGCTGCCGATGTCGAGGAGCACGATGTCCGAGGCCTTCTTGTCCTCGGCCACCTCGACGATCCGGCGGGCGACCTCAAGCGGCGGCCGTTCGGCGCGGGCGGCGGCGACGACGCGGGCGCGGTCAGGCGGTGCCGCGGTCCGGCTCGTCGATCGGCGGCGCGCCGAGGCGGCGGGGATGGTGGCGGTGGAGCGATCGGACTGTGGGTCGGTCACGAGCTGGCGGTTCCTCCTGTGCGCAGTGTCCACGCCGACGGCGCGGACGGCGCGGACGGCGTGGCCGGGTCGGGCGAGTATCCCGCCCGGTAGAGCCCATGGTCCGCGATGTACGCCGATACCGCATCCGGGACGAGATATCGAACGGACAGGCCGCGGGCGATCCGGTCCCGGATCTCCGAGGCGGACAGCCCGAGGTGCGGCCCGTCGAGGGCGACGATCCGGCCGGCGGCCTCCGAGTGGGCCCGCAGGACCGCGTCGACGTCCGGCGGGCCATGCCCATCGCGAGGAAGGACGGCGAGTCGGACGGCGGCGAGGATCCGCTCGGGCGCCTGCCAGTCGAGGAAGCCGTCGAACGCCTCGGCCGAGAGGAGGAACCACAGGTCCGGCTGCCGGCCCGCGGCCCGTTCCGCGGTCGCGAGCGCCTCCACCGTGTCGACCGTGAACGACGGCCCATCCCGGTCGAGCTCGAGCGGCGAGAGGCCCAACGCGTGATCGCCGGCGATCGCGAGTGCGACCATCGCGGCCCGATCCTCCGCGCTCGCCCCTGGAGCGCTCGAGCGGTGCGGGGGGATGCGAGCCGGGACGAACAGGACACGCTCGAGTCCGAGTGCCTCGCGAGCCGCGATCGCGACGGCGAGATGTCCCACGTGGACCGGATCGAAGGTGCCGCCGAGGATCCCGAGCCGGCCCGGAACGACGGCCGCCGGTCCGGGCGCTTCGCTCATCCGTCCTCCCATGGCTGGCGACCCCATTCGAGCTCCACGGCACCGATCCGCACCAGGTCGCCGGGGACGACGCCTGCCCGGCTGAGCTCGGTCTCGACGCCGAGGCGGGCGAGGTCGCGCTGGAATCGCTCGGCCGACTCCTCGACCGCGAAATCGGTCTGCGCGGCGATGCGCTCGATCC from Chloroflexota bacterium encodes:
- a CDS encoding ComEC/Rec2 family competence protein, whose translation is MPRSGWVAAGAVATALGLIAAGSAGIASATGAWCIGAVTLGVLLGSGVFHAAGRRWLAPRTIAIVVGVALVSIRVSVAGGFDPPPAELAASATGSGEWQARVVAVGTPRDGQQVATIELARAGAPPPPRPPLRVAATLPRYPQIRPGLRIDVHGRLDRRPDDEYGRYLERTGVDATLRADRLSVTGDEGDLSAAIEGLRRTGDAALAASLPEPEAGLAAGILIGLRDRVDRELAAAFVGAGVSHVVAISGWNIAIVAASVGALLRRWPRRRRATAILLTIAVYTVLTGASASVLRAAVMAAVVLGARESNRPGRAAVALGWAVTGLVVAGPGLVTDAGFALSAAATGGLMAWATPLTERLRSWRDGRLPDWFCGSVGVSLAAEFATLPIALLWFGRIGIVAPLVNLAVVPLVAPAMATGAIALLGGGLAVAGAPGFLATLIGLPAWVALGLIVAIVRAAAVLPFASVTLEPPSSTALAGVTAVAILAVAGGWPRRVATRFHRTAASPAVERARSGRLSLVGQRSGRQPSGRKPSPRVARVAIAILVAAVAGVGSLAVTRPDGRVRITVLDVGQGDAILVDGDRGSRLLVDGGPDPDRLLVALDANLPPWDRRIDVIILSHPHEDHVAGLATLLARYRIGRVIEPGMRGPGPGYRAWAEELAAQGRVAGRLATGDRFTLDDVGFRVLWPDAGAVPREPADTGTGINNVSIVLLGTFGTERFLLAGDIEEGIDPILLARGVPRVEVLKIAHHGSRTSSTPAFLDATRPRLAVVSVGAKNPYGHPAPATLARIRDRKATLYRTDQDGSVTISLDGTQAVASAARPTPVANVAAGGPGGADREAAIADDPAAGRPLATPILRFACGIVRPTVPERTAVRTPTAVPPTTALVRGPTTVVRSPTAVASAPALPAILALYHRADDGSRVDRRRADRLLLRRRCVLARRRRWDARRPPAIERRSAARSLARRRRDGDRGEDR
- the rsfS gene encoding ribosome silencing factor, with product MVEVAEDKKASDIVLLDIGSLTTLADHFVICSGGSERQLEAIADGIVEALRADGIRPIGREGVAASHWVLVDFGSVIVHVFTPPERDYYELEKHWSEAKTILRVQ
- the nadD gene encoding nicotinate (nicotinamide) nucleotide adenylyltransferase, coding for MSEAPGPAAVVPGRLGILGGTFDPVHVGHLAVAIAAREALGLERVLFVPARIPPHRSSAPGASAEDRAAMVALAIAGDHALGLSPLELDRDGPSFTVDTVEALATAERAAGRQPDLWFLLSAEAFDGFLDWQAPERILAAVRLAVLPRDGHGPPDVDAVLRAHSEAAGRIVALDGPHLGLSASEIRDRIARGLSVRYLVPDAVSAYIADHGLYRAGYSPDPATPSAPSAPSAWTLRTGGTASS